A region of Streptomyces sp. NBC_01267 DNA encodes the following proteins:
- a CDS encoding class I SAM-dependent methyltransferase has product MTPPAPRPTGARPVGAVTRGTTNPNRLRRMDRWIAAVHGPALRRSDDPVVVDLGYGAAPWTAVELLRRLRGAAPATEVVGIEIEPARVAAAKPYEQPGLSFRHGGFEVPLDGRSPSLIRAANVLRQYDEGEVAAVWQRLCARLAPDGLLVEGTCDEIGRRQVWVALGPDGPRTVTFATRLGSLHQPSDLAERLPKALIHRNVPGEPVHAFLRDFDRAWAAAAPYASLGARQRWITAARSLTTDWPLTDDVRRWRQGEVTVDWAALAPRTG; this is encoded by the coding sequence ATGACCCCGCCCGCCCCTCGCCCCACCGGCGCACGCCCCGTCGGCGCTGTGACCCGCGGGACCACCAACCCCAACCGGCTGCGCCGGATGGACCGCTGGATCGCCGCCGTGCACGGCCCCGCACTGCGCCGCTCGGACGACCCCGTAGTGGTGGATCTGGGGTACGGAGCCGCCCCCTGGACCGCCGTCGAACTGCTCCGGCGGCTGCGTGGGGCCGCTCCCGCCACCGAGGTCGTGGGCATCGAGATCGAACCGGCCCGGGTCGCGGCGGCGAAGCCGTACGAGCAGCCGGGGCTGTCCTTCCGGCACGGCGGCTTCGAGGTGCCGCTGGACGGCCGCAGCCCGTCGCTGATCCGGGCGGCGAACGTACTGCGCCAGTACGACGAGGGCGAGGTCGCCGCCGTGTGGCAGCGGCTGTGCGCCCGGCTGGCGCCGGACGGGCTGCTGGTCGAGGGCACCTGCGACGAGATCGGGCGGCGGCAGGTCTGGGTGGCGCTCGGACCGGACGGCCCGCGCACGGTGACGTTCGCGACCCGGCTCGGCTCGCTGCACCAGCCGTCCGACCTCGCGGAGCGGCTGCCGAAGGCGCTGATCCACCGGAACGTTCCCGGCGAGCCGGTGCACGCCTTCCTGCGGGACTTCGACCGGGCGTGGGCGGCGGCGGCGCCGTACGCCTCGCTGGGCGCCCGGCAGCGCTGGATCACCGCAGCACGCTCCCTCACCACCGACTGGCCGCTCACGGACGATGTCCGCCGGTGGCGCCAGGGCGAAGTCACGGTGGACTGGGCGGCGCTGGCACCCCGTACGGGGTAA
- a CDS encoding DUF2516 family protein — MLMQGFAGFMSLLSLALILFSGFALVDAAIRREDAYRAASKQTKPFWLIVLAIAFVVNWLFSILSFLPVIGLIATIVYMVDVRPAVRQITGGGGRRGGGSSSDGPYGPYNGGR, encoded by the coding sequence GTGCTGATGCAGGGTTTCGCGGGATTCATGTCGCTGTTGAGTTTGGCGCTGATCCTCTTCAGTGGCTTCGCGCTGGTGGACGCGGCGATCCGCCGTGAGGACGCGTACCGGGCCGCGAGCAAGCAGACCAAACCGTTCTGGCTGATCGTCCTGGCCATCGCGTTCGTCGTGAACTGGCTGTTCTCGATCCTGTCGTTCCTGCCGGTCATCGGGCTGATCGCGACCATCGTCTACATGGTGGACGTGCGCCCCGCGGTGCGGCAGATCACCGGTGGTGGCGGTCGCCGGGGCGGCGGTTCCAGCAGCGACGGGCCGTACGGTCCGTACAACGGCGGGCGCTGA
- a CDS encoding YbjN domain-containing protein yields MADVRQVMEQAFEDAELEWESPEPGSYVVKLPGTRKLSTTCSLIVGKHSLSVNAFVIRHPDENDAAVHRWLLERNLRLYGVSYAVDQLGDIYLVGKLPLSVITPDEIDRLLGSVLEAADGPFNSLLELGFSAAIKREYAWRVSRGESTRNLDAFTHLTRGAEGAGADG; encoded by the coding sequence ATGGCTGATGTGCGACAGGTCATGGAGCAGGCGTTCGAGGACGCCGAGCTGGAGTGGGAGAGCCCCGAGCCGGGCTCCTACGTGGTGAAACTCCCCGGCACCCGGAAGCTCTCCACCACCTGCTCGCTGATCGTCGGCAAGCACTCGCTGTCGGTCAACGCGTTCGTGATCCGCCACCCCGACGAGAACGACGCGGCGGTGCACCGGTGGCTGCTGGAGCGGAATCTGCGGCTGTACGGGGTGAGTTACGCGGTCGATCAGCTCGGCGACATCTATCTGGTCGGGAAGCTGCCGCTGTCCGTGATCACACCGGACGAGATCGACCGGCTGCTCGGATCGGTCCTCGAAGCGGCCGACGGGCCCTTCAACTCGTTGCTGGAGCTGGGCTTCTCGGCGGCGATCAAGCGGGAGTACGCGTGGCGGGTGTCGCGGGGGGAGTCGACGCGGAACCTGGATGCGTTCACGCATCTGACTCGCGGGGCCGAAGGCGCGGGCGCGGACGGCTGA
- a CDS encoding GNAT family N-acetyltransferase encodes MNNSPLVGRTVRLVPLSTDHAEALLPSASDPEVWRWMPRPRPESLLQMRALLSRMTADPSRRCFAVQRCDDDVVIGSTSLYDLDLAESRAEIGATWFDRSCWGGPYNAESKLLLFGHAFDDLRLARLALRTDNLNLRSQRALTGLGLVHEGTLRSHMRRQDGTRRDSLYYSLLADEWPTVRDKLRARVAAKRAR; translated from the coding sequence GTGAACAACAGCCCTCTCGTCGGCCGCACCGTCCGCCTCGTGCCGCTGTCCACCGACCACGCAGAAGCCCTCCTACCCTCCGCATCCGACCCGGAGGTATGGCGATGGATGCCCCGGCCGCGCCCTGAAAGCCTGTTACAGATGCGCGCGCTGCTCAGCCGGATGACAGCGGATCCGTCCAGGCGGTGCTTCGCCGTGCAGCGCTGTGACGACGACGTCGTGATCGGTTCGACCAGTCTGTACGACCTCGACCTGGCCGAGAGCCGCGCTGAGATCGGCGCGACCTGGTTCGACCGTTCCTGCTGGGGAGGTCCCTACAACGCCGAGTCCAAGCTGCTGTTGTTCGGCCATGCCTTCGACGACCTGCGACTCGCCAGGCTCGCCCTGCGCACCGACAATCTCAACCTGCGTTCCCAGCGCGCCTTGACCGGCCTCGGCCTGGTCCACGAAGGAACCCTGCGCAGCCATATGCGGCGTCAGGACGGAACCCGCCGCGATTCGCTCTACTACAGCCTGCTCGCAGACGAGTGGCCCACGGTCCGCGACAAGCTGCGCGCCAGGGTCGCTGCCAAGAGGGCCCGCTGA
- a CDS encoding PP2C family protein-serine/threonine phosphatase, whose translation MESGQAVLPHQTRGPDTTGSTDLTLLVIENDPAGTFTVPELLDTAGTRVRIRTARNLTEAERLLTDDVHCILLDLALPGADEDDELSVLRHVLKLAPCHAVLALAPSGHVERAAHAVRVGAQDYLLRDELDSRLLSRTVRYAVERKRADTAHYKLAESRLRAQENARLERGLLPTPLLEGSDLRFAARYRPGRSRALLGGDFYDVVRTPDGTVHAMIGDVCGHGPDEAALGVELRIAWRALTFAGLSGDELLSTLQQVLEHERESEELFATLCTVDIAPDGQRAGLCLAGHPAPLISRSDGRAQLFPYEDGGPALGLLPRARWPRRQVELGGAWNLLMYTDGLIEGRIGQGTQRLGQDGMVEMIDRQLTAGLRGESLLEAAVAEVRDLNGDELTDDVAVLLLERRRGDA comes from the coding sequence ATGGAGAGCGGTCAGGCCGTTCTGCCCCACCAGACCAGGGGACCGGACACCACCGGCAGCACCGACCTCACGCTGCTGGTGATCGAGAACGACCCTGCGGGCACCTTCACGGTCCCGGAGCTGCTCGACACTGCCGGAACCCGGGTACGCATCCGGACCGCGCGGAACCTCACCGAGGCCGAGCGGCTGCTCACCGACGACGTCCACTGCATCCTGCTGGACCTGGCGCTGCCGGGCGCGGACGAGGACGACGAGCTGTCCGTACTGCGCCATGTCCTGAAGCTCGCGCCCTGCCACGCCGTACTGGCACTGGCCCCGTCCGGCCATGTCGAGCGCGCGGCCCACGCGGTCCGGGTCGGGGCACAGGACTACCTGCTCCGCGACGAGCTGGACAGCCGTCTGCTGAGCCGGACCGTCCGGTACGCGGTGGAGCGCAAGCGCGCCGACACCGCGCACTACAAACTGGCCGAGTCCCGGCTGCGCGCCCAGGAGAACGCCCGCCTGGAGCGCGGTCTGCTCCCGACACCGCTGCTGGAGGGTTCGGACCTGCGCTTCGCCGCGCGGTACCGCCCCGGCCGCTCCCGCGCCCTGCTCGGCGGTGACTTCTACGACGTGGTCCGCACCCCGGACGGTACGGTCCACGCGATGATCGGCGACGTCTGCGGCCACGGTCCCGACGAGGCGGCCCTGGGAGTGGAACTGCGCATCGCCTGGCGGGCGTTGACCTTCGCCGGGCTGTCCGGGGACGAACTCCTCAGCACGCTCCAGCAGGTCCTGGAACACGAGCGGGAGAGCGAGGAGCTCTTCGCGACGCTCTGCACGGTCGACATAGCACCGGACGGACAACGGGCCGGACTCTGCCTGGCCGGGCACCCCGCCCCGCTGATCTCCCGCAGCGACGGAAGGGCGCAGCTCTTCCCGTACGAGGACGGCGGCCCGGCCCTGGGCCTGCTGCCGCGCGCCCGCTGGCCACGCCGCCAGGTCGAACTGGGCGGCGCCTGGAACCTGTTGATGTACACGGACGGCCTGATCGAGGGCCGTATCGGTCAGGGCACCCAGCGCCTGGGCCAGGACGGCATGGTCGAGATGATCGACCGGCAGCTGACGGCGGGGCTGCGCGGCGAGAGCCTGCTGGAGGCGGCGGTGGCCGAGGTCCGCGACCTGAACGGCGACGAGCTGACGGACGACGTGGCGGTCCTGCTCCTGGAACGCAGGCGCGGCGACGCCTGA
- a CDS encoding glycoside hydrolase family 55 protein yields MADNVANNVANISRRTLLSTATAIAAATAAVTATGGTAMAVPRGGTPSGGRTPVTPLWREFARTPYTHPQIPYIGRAGRRTGGEARFPRRPVVADVTDHGATPDGSTDSAPAINRAIAAAGERGGGTVLVPAGTFRIDDLIRIGHSNVVLRGAGSGRTKLYATKNLTELIGPYGSRYGGDKSSWSWAGGLIWLCPEARFASLTAAIEAATWPFEGWTGNKRDEWRTLTTVAPARQGDRTVTVRDAARLRRGDLVLLRLADDADHTLLEHMSGGGPGPEAYFWDDKTKLTSYVPYEWPVRITAVHGRKVTLERPLPLDVRPEWDPRLTTHVAPLTGSAVEGLTLEAVLTPQSQHLLDKGYNGVAFQCAYDCWADDVVVRNVDNGFGLVAASATTLRRTRVEGRGSHHPYFCREGSHDNLVEDFAIAQRTVPAPAGTQLHGINVEGLSSHNVWSRGVMEMGTFDSHRGLPFANVRTDITVNNDGRHGGDDSAGPLFGARFTHWNIRVTNGREGLMKIDGLAPYSASVGISTVSPFGQIDVPDFTGDLHSRLEAYGAPESVRPVNLYEAQRGLR; encoded by the coding sequence ATGGCGGACAACGTGGCGAACAACGTGGCGAACATCAGCAGACGCACACTGCTCAGCACCGCGACAGCCATCGCGGCTGCCACCGCGGCTGTTACCGCGACGGGAGGAACCGCCATGGCCGTACCCCGTGGAGGGACCCCCTCCGGAGGACGTACTCCGGTCACCCCCCTCTGGCGCGAGTTCGCCCGGACCCCGTACACCCACCCCCAGATCCCGTACATCGGCCGCGCCGGACGCCGTACCGGCGGCGAGGCCCGGTTCCCCCGGCGCCCCGTCGTCGCCGATGTGACGGACCACGGTGCGACGCCCGACGGCTCCACCGACTCGGCGCCCGCGATCAACCGTGCCATCGCCGCTGCCGGCGAACGCGGCGGTGGCACGGTCCTCGTCCCCGCAGGGACCTTCCGCATCGACGACCTCATCCGGATCGGGCACAGCAACGTCGTTCTGCGCGGCGCGGGCAGTGGCCGCACCAAGCTCTACGCGACGAAGAACCTCACCGAACTGATCGGCCCGTACGGGTCCCGGTACGGCGGCGACAAGTCGTCGTGGTCCTGGGCGGGCGGGCTGATCTGGCTCTGCCCCGAGGCGCGCTTCGCGTCACTGACCGCCGCCATCGAGGCCGCGACCTGGCCCTTCGAGGGGTGGACGGGCAACAAGCGCGACGAGTGGCGCACCCTCACCACCGTCGCCCCCGCCCGGCAGGGCGACCGCACCGTCACCGTCCGGGACGCGGCACGGCTGCGCCGCGGCGATCTCGTCCTGCTCCGCCTCGCCGACGACGCGGACCACACGCTCCTGGAGCACATGTCGGGCGGCGGCCCGGGGCCCGAGGCGTACTTCTGGGACGACAAGACCAAGCTGACCTCGTACGTGCCGTACGAATGGCCGGTGCGCATCACCGCCGTCCACGGCCGCAAGGTCACCCTGGAACGCCCCCTCCCGCTGGACGTCCGGCCCGAGTGGGACCCCCGCCTCACCACCCATGTGGCGCCGCTGACCGGGTCCGCCGTGGAGGGGCTCACGCTGGAGGCGGTCCTCACCCCGCAGTCCCAGCACCTGCTCGACAAGGGGTACAACGGCGTCGCCTTCCAGTGCGCCTACGACTGCTGGGCCGACGACGTCGTCGTCCGTAACGTCGACAACGGCTTCGGGCTGGTCGCGGCGTCCGCCACCACGCTGCGCCGCACCCGCGTCGAGGGCCGCGGCTCGCACCACCCGTACTTCTGCCGGGAGGGCTCGCACGACAACCTGGTCGAGGACTTCGCCATCGCGCAGCGCACCGTCCCGGCCCCCGCGGGCACCCAGTTGCACGGCATCAACGTCGAGGGGCTGTCCAGCCACAACGTCTGGTCGCGGGGCGTGATGGAGATGGGCACCTTCGACTCGCACCGGGGGCTGCCGTTCGCCAACGTCCGTACCGACATCACCGTGAACAACGACGGGCGGCACGGCGGCGACGACTCGGCGGGACCGCTCTTCGGCGCCCGCTTCACGCACTGGAACATCCGGGTCACCAACGGCCGCGAGGGCCTGATGAAGATCGACGGTCTGGCCCCGTACAGCGCGAGCGTCGGGATCAGCACGGTCAGCCCGTTCGGCCAGATCGACGTACCGGACTTCACCGGCGATCTGCACTCCCGCCTGGAGGCGTACGGGGCGCCGGAGTCGGTACGTCCGGTCAATCTGTACGAGGCCCAGCGCGGCCTGCGCTGA
- a CDS encoding helix-turn-helix domain-containing protein, producing MASLNVGNLGEYLREQRRTAQLSLRQLADAAGVSNPYLSQIERGLRKPSADILQQLAKALRISAETLYVQAGILDERERDELETRAVILADPSISERQKHVLLQIYESFRKENGLAVDDGAAGQPSEHEPS from the coding sequence ATGGCATCACTCAACGTCGGCAATCTCGGTGAGTACCTGCGCGAGCAGCGGCGCACCGCGCAGCTGTCCCTGCGGCAGCTCGCCGACGCTGCCGGGGTGTCGAATCCGTATCTGAGCCAGATCGAGCGCGGCCTGCGCAAGCCCAGCGCGGACATCCTCCAGCAGCTGGCCAAGGCGCTGCGGATCTCCGCGGAGACCTTGTACGTGCAGGCCGGGATCCTCGACGAGCGGGAGCGGGACGAGCTGGAGACGCGCGCCGTCATCCTGGCCGACCCCTCCATATCCGAGCGGCAGAAGCACGTCCTGCTCCAGATCTACGAGTCCTTCCGCAAGGAGAACGGGCTCGCGGTGGACGACGGTGCTGCCGGACAGCCCTCAGAGCACGAACCGAGCTGA
- a CDS encoding C40 family peptidase: MNRRRCAAAAITLVCGLTALTVPTTAYAAPKPPHSSGTSGSSDTSGSSGSHKAPSSKKSLEEVRKEIDDLYRKAGAATDAYNLAKEQSEKQSSQIVELAKSIVKGQARIDQLKTQAGAEARAQYRDAGLPPAAQLMLSGNPDNFLDGADRLRAGQQAQKNLLAEMDRTQQDLKTYTQDASDQWQKLESNRKKQAKTKKDIDQKISAAKKLESSLAKKERERLRKLEDEQQYKAQTAWLSSGILKEINNKASAQGKKAVQFATAQIGKPYKWGAVGPQSFDCSGLTSQAWAAAGHPIPRTSQEQWKQLQHVDVKDMRPGDLIIYFSDATHVGMYIGDGAMINAPRPGRDITIGGAGSMPILGVVRPDK, translated from the coding sequence GTGAACCGACGCCGCTGTGCCGCCGCCGCGATCACACTGGTCTGCGGACTGACCGCGCTGACCGTACCGACGACCGCGTACGCCGCCCCCAAGCCGCCCCATTCTTCGGGCACTTCCGGCTCTTCGGACACTTCCGGCTCTTCCGGCTCCCACAAGGCGCCGTCGTCGAAGAAGAGCCTCGAAGAGGTGCGCAAGGAGATCGACGACCTCTACCGCAAGGCCGGGGCCGCCACCGACGCGTACAACCTCGCCAAGGAACAGTCCGAGAAGCAGTCGTCGCAGATCGTCGAACTCGCCAAGTCCATCGTCAAGGGTCAGGCGAGGATCGACCAGCTCAAGACCCAGGCGGGCGCCGAGGCCCGCGCCCAGTACCGGGACGCCGGACTGCCGCCCGCCGCGCAGCTGATGCTCAGCGGCAACCCGGACAACTTCCTGGACGGCGCCGACCGGCTGCGCGCGGGGCAGCAGGCACAGAAGAACCTGCTGGCCGAAATGGACAGGACCCAGCAGGACTTGAAGACGTACACCCAGGACGCCAGCGACCAGTGGCAGAAGCTGGAGTCCAACCGCAAGAAGCAGGCGAAGACCAAGAAGGACATCGACCAGAAGATCAGCGCCGCCAAGAAGCTCGAATCGAGCCTGGCGAAGAAGGAACGCGAACGGCTCCGCAAGCTGGAGGACGAGCAGCAGTACAAGGCCCAGACGGCCTGGCTGAGTTCGGGCATCCTGAAGGAGATCAACAACAAGGCGAGCGCCCAGGGCAAGAAGGCCGTCCAGTTCGCCACGGCGCAGATCGGCAAGCCGTACAAGTGGGGCGCGGTGGGCCCGCAATCGTTCGACTGCTCCGGGCTGACCTCACAGGCGTGGGCGGCGGCCGGCCATCCCATTCCGCGTACCTCGCAGGAACAGTGGAAGCAGTTGCAGCACGTGGACGTGAAGGACATGCGCCCCGGCGACCTCATCATCTACTTCTCGGACGCGACCCATGTCGGGATGTACATAGGCGACGGCGCGATGATCAACGCGCCACGGCCCGGCAGGGACATCACGATCGGCGGGGCGGGCTCGATGCCGATCCTGGGCGTCGTCCGGCCGGACAAGTAG
- the mshA gene encoding D-inositol-3-phosphate glycosyltransferase encodes MSQYVSRLGGRITGPARPPRLKFAGHRKPRRIAMLSVHTSPLHQPGTGDAGGMNVYIVELAKRLAAINIEVEIFTRATTGGLAPLVELAPGVLVRHVDAGPYEGLAKEELPAQLCAFTHGVMQAWAGNRPGHYDLVHSHYWLSGHVGWLAAERWGAPLVHAMHTMAKVKNAALAAGDSPEPAARVIGETQIVRAADRLIANTAEESDELVRHYEAERGKVAVVHPGVNLDRFRPGDGRSAARARLGLPRDAFVPLFAGRIQPLKAPDILLRAVAVLLDQDPSLRTRMVVPVVGGPSGSGLAKPEGLQKLAARLGIADIVRFCPPVGQDQLADWFRAASVLVMPSYNESFGLVAIEAQAAGTPVVAAAVGGLPVAVREGSTGFLIPGHDPTAYAAALRRFIDSPELVDRMGGAAARHAGRFGWDTAAAATAEVYTAAMQEHRRRVRSHHG; translated from the coding sequence GTGAGCCAGTACGTGTCCCGGCTCGGCGGCCGGATCACGGGACCCGCGCGACCCCCCAGGCTGAAGTTCGCCGGGCATCGCAAACCGCGCAGGATCGCCATGCTCAGCGTGCACACGTCCCCCCTGCACCAGCCCGGCACGGGCGACGCGGGCGGGATGAACGTCTACATCGTCGAGCTGGCGAAGCGGCTCGCCGCGATCAACATCGAGGTCGAGATCTTCACCCGCGCCACCACGGGCGGCCTGGCGCCGCTCGTCGAGCTGGCGCCCGGTGTGCTCGTACGGCACGTGGACGCGGGCCCGTACGAGGGCCTGGCCAAGGAGGAGCTACCGGCCCAGCTGTGCGCCTTCACCCACGGCGTGATGCAGGCCTGGGCGGGCAACCGGCCCGGCCACTACGACCTCGTGCACTCGCACTACTGGCTCTCCGGCCATGTCGGCTGGCTCGCGGCCGAGCGGTGGGGCGCGCCGCTCGTCCACGCCATGCACACCATGGCCAAGGTGAAGAACGCCGCGCTCGCCGCGGGCGACAGCCCCGAGCCCGCCGCGCGGGTCATCGGCGAGACCCAGATCGTGCGGGCCGCCGACCGGCTCATCGCCAACACCGCGGAGGAGTCCGACGAGCTGGTCCGCCACTACGAGGCGGAACGGGGCAAGGTCGCCGTCGTCCACCCCGGTGTGAACCTCGACCGCTTCCGCCCCGGCGACGGCCGGTCCGCCGCCCGCGCCCGGCTCGGCCTGCCGCGGGACGCGTTCGTACCGCTCTTCGCCGGGCGCATCCAGCCGCTCAAGGCGCCGGACATCCTGTTGCGCGCGGTGGCGGTCCTGCTCGACCAGGATCCCTCGCTGCGGACGCGGATGGTCGTACCGGTGGTCGGCGGTCCCAGCGGCAGCGGTCTCGCCAAGCCGGAGGGCCTGCAGAAGCTGGCCGCGCGCCTCGGTATCGCGGACATCGTCCGGTTCTGTCCGCCGGTCGGTCAGGATCAGCTCGCCGACTGGTTCCGGGCCGCGTCCGTGCTGGTCATGCCGTCGTACAACGAATCCTTCGGGCTGGTCGCGATCGAGGCCCAGGCGGCCGGTACGCCGGTGGTGGCGGCTGCGGTCGGCGGGCTGCCCGTCGCCGTACGGGAAGGGTCGACCGGTTTCCTGATCCCCGGGCACGACCCGACCGCGTACGCGGCGGCGCTGCGCCGCTTCATCGACAGCCCGGAACTGGTCGACCGGATGGGCGGCGCCGCGGCCCGGCACGCCGGACGCTTCGGCTGGGACACGGCCGCGGCGGCGACGGCCGAGGTCTACACGGCCGCGATGCAGGAACACCGCCGTCGCGTACGCTCGCATCATGGCTGA